One window of Vitis riparia cultivar Riparia Gloire de Montpellier isolate 1030 chromosome 5, EGFV_Vit.rip_1.0, whole genome shotgun sequence genomic DNA carries:
- the LOC117914816 gene encoding apyrase 2-like, with the protein MLKRSSRQYESLSDKIYRFRGVILVISIPLLLISFVLFLMPTTTTSRSGAFQQYPLVHRKASPHSQSRTYAVIFDAGSSGSRVHVFCFDSDLNLVHIGKDLELFLQRKPGLSAYPTEPQQAAESLLPLLDEAENVVPADLRRKTPVKVGATAGLRALGIDASDRILQAVKNFLKDKSTLKSKPEWVTVLDGSQEGAFQWVTINYLLGNLGRKYSHTVGVVDLGGGSVQMAYAISETAAEKAPKISDGEDTYVKEMYLKGTKYFLYVHSYLHYGLLAARAEILKVESSENPCLLGGFHGTYTYGGVTYEASAHPSGSSMERCRRVAFRALKVNESTCTHMKCTFGGIWNGGGGDGQKNLFVASFFFDRAAEAGFVDRNQPVAKVQPMDFEDAAKRVCETKLEDAKSKFPLVEEANLPYLCMDLVYQFTLLIDGFGLDPWQEITLVKQVKYGDALVEAAWPLGSAIDAVSSLT; encoded by the exons ATGTTGAAGCGTTCGAGTAGGCAATACGAATCCCTCTCTGACAAGATCTACAGATTTCGAGGCGTAATCCTAGTGATCTCGATCCCACTGCTACTTATCTCCTTTGTTCTCTTCCTCATGCCCACCACCACGACTTCTCGCTCCGGTGCCTTCCAGCAATACCCCTTAGTCCACCGCAAGGCTTCTCCTCACTCCCAATCTAGGACCTACGCCGTCATCTTCGATGCGGGCAGTTCTGGCAGCCGTGTCCACGTTTTCTGCTTCGACAGCGATTTGAATCTTGTCCACATTGGAAAAGATCTCGAGCTCTTCTTGCAG AGAAAACCAGGTTTAAGCGCATATCCAACGGAACCCCAGCAAGCTGCAGAATCTCTGCTGCCCCTTCTAGATGAAGCTGAAAATGTTGTTCCAGCAGATTTGCGTCGCAAGACACCGGTCAAAGTTGGG GCAACTGCTGGTTTAAGGGCATTGGGAATTGATGCATCTGATAGAATTTTGCAAGCG GTCAAGAATTTTCTTAAAGACAAAAGCACCCTGAAATCCAAGCCAGAATGGGTCACCGTCTTAGATGGATCGCAAGAAGGTGCTTTTCAGTGG GTGACCATAAACTATCTATTAGGGAATTTGGGAAGGAAATACTCTCATACAGTTGGAGTGGTTGATCTTGGAGGTGGTTCTGTTCAAATGGCATATGCCATCTCAGAGACAGCTGCTGAAAAGGCTCCAAAGATCTCAGATGGAGAGGACACATATGTTAAGGAAATGTACCTCAAAGGAACAAAATACTTCCTCTATGTTCACAG TTATTTGCACTATGGTCTATTAGCAGCTCGAGCAGAGATTCTTAAGGTTGAAAGTTCTGAGAATCCATGCTTGTTGGGTGGTTTTCATG GGACATACACATATGGAGGAGTGACCTATGAAGCATCAGCTCACCCAAGCGGCTCAAGCATGGAAAGATGCAGGAGGGTGGCTTTTAGGGCTCTCAAAGTTAATGAATCAACATGTACCCACATGAAATGCACATTCGGTGGGATATGGAATGGAGGAGGGGGGGATGGACAGAAGAATTTGTTTGttgcttcatttttctttgacaGAGCTGCTGAG GCTGGATTCGTTGATCGCAACCAGCCTGTAGCCAAAGTTCAGCCTATGGATTTTGAGGATGCAGCCAAGCGAGTGTGCGAGACTAAACTTGAAGATGCCAAATCTAAATTTCCACTTGTGGAGGAGGCCAACCTGCCATACTTATGCATGGATCTCGTCTATCAGTTCACATTGCTAATAGATGGATTTG GCCTAGATCCCTGGCAAGAAATTACATTGGTGAAGCAGGTTAAATATGGCGATGCCCTTGTTGAAGCAGCATGGCCATTAGGGAGTGCCATTGATGCCGTGTCATCATTAACATAG